From Calliphora vicina chromosome 3, idCalVici1.1, whole genome shotgun sequence:
gGTGGACACGCGGTATGagaaagaaaacaacaacaatattctTGTGGACACTATCAATGCACTTTTATGACTAAATCTACATAACAAGCAAAATAACAAAACgtaccttttttgttttgtagagaaatgtagTTAGTGTGTGTATGTAGATCTGTTGGCAATCCAATGGTAATCCAATGCAAAACTCagagaaattttttgtttacttcCAATCCGGTTCGAATGGGACCAAATGTTGGGGTGAGAAATGGGTGATGGAACTCTGGatgaatttggaaaaaaatcaatcTCTGAGActtttgaaaaaccaaaatatttatgtattttgcgtttttctcaGAAAAATCCCAATAGGAAATGTAgcgaaaaaaagaagaaaataaaagacaATTATTAGGATTTTAGGACTATTTTAGGAAACCTTTATTTGATTCTTTGTAAAATTGTACCTTTTGGTTTGGATGCAGAAAAGACAAGAAAGATCAGAATTCATTAGGAAACCAACGGAAACAACATTTGGGACATTTTGACCAAGTTGACAGATTATTTTAGGCATTATGTGAGAAAGAGATAGCCTATTATTAACAACATTCAGCTTCTGTATATAAAGTAATGACAGGTAAAACGTTGACCATCACAAGTATTAATGCCAGAGCCAGATAAGGCTTTTTGGCATTAAcaggcccattttaaaaaaaagtcaaaaaagtttttgattttgccaaaaaatcaaaaattgtatatcttgagttacaaaatatttattttgatagatatcccactcgtatcccactaagggacctaaaatatcttaaaggaatggacctaagctttcttttgactaaaaaaaaatttttaaaaaagggcccattttgaaaaaaaattcgaatttgcaaaaaaaagtcaataattgaatgtcttgagttacaacatttttattttaatagatatcctactcacatcttcctaagtgacaaaataggtcttaaaggaaaagacctaagctttcttttgagcaaaaaaaaatttttaaaaaaaagtcccatattggaaaaaaatttcgattttgcaaaaaaaattaaaaaattgttacaaaatatttattttgatagatatcccactcgcatcccactaagggactaaaaatatcttaaaggaatggacctaggctttcttttgagcaaaaaaaaaaattaaaaaagggcccatattggaaaaaaattttgattttgcaaaaaaaaattaaaaaattgtatgtcttgcgttacaaaatatttattttgatagatatcccactcgcatcccactaagggactaaaaatatcttaaaggaatggacctaagctttcttttgactacaaaaaaaattttaaaaaaagggcccatttggaaaaaaaatcgtatttgcaaaaaaaaaagtcaaaaattgtaagtcttgagttaaaaaatatttattttggtagatatcccactcgcatcccactaagcgaccaaaagggtcttcaaggataatatctaagcttttgtttgatctaaaaaaaaagattaaaaaagggtccattttgaaaaaaaaaaagtcaacaaagtttttgattttgcaaaaaaagtcaaaaattttatgttttgagttacaaaatatttattttgatagatatcccactcgcatcccactaagcgaccaagtaggtgttcaaggaaaatatctaaactttattttaagaaaaaaaaaaaaaaaaaaaaaaaaaaaagagaaaaaatttaaaaaaaaagtcaaaaaagtttttgatttcggaaaaaaaatattaaaaattttttatttttttttttaaatattttttttcgaaagatcgaagaaatagctatctatactatttgggacagattttgctaagaacaataggtgataagttacatggataagaaaaaacccctgtttgaccaaattgtcaaaattttaccccctataactcagagagttctcgaccgatgttgttgaaaaattgtgtcttagttactatccaatagagctaaccttggtgcaaatttcatcccgatcggaagacatcgatttcaaaagttggttcacttgacatgaaatgccccatatactaaaatgtgtctcttttgtgtcgcaaaaatgttactcagcatataaaaaacattttacaaaaacaaattacattactatcatcaaaacggggtcccttcgactctacttgattgttcgcacgtagtgaactaccacgtaaaccaactaTCGACTCTTAATGCTCatcttaaagtacattttagttacaaacaaagatccctaaaaattaacttaatagataatattaaaaagtacattatgataaaaaaacgatccattttagtatacaaaagaatattatagttggttagtgacaaattttacaataacaaattacattaatactgactttttactgtttacattttaaaagaaagaagaagaacatgacaatactcagtatatttatgaattttaaaatcatcggttgtgttaaataaaaagtgtgtgttttaacttaagttcaaattaaatagtgataaataaagttttttttaaataattagtgattaatttaaattatatttgtaattgaagtgtttgttaaaagtgtatcaataaataaagtttttttaaaggtaTAGAGTTAGTGCAATAActggtgaatttttttttaaaaatgtaaatacgtattccaattaatttgtgaaacatattttatataattttttatactctaatttttaattaaagtcatattaagttcagttatatcattattttatttatttttaatgtaaataagtatatgcaaagtgttttcataactggaatgcaataaaatatttccattttaatgcaAGAATCAGAATTGGAAACATTATCTGGACACTTCTTAGacataaatttagatataataaaaatacactAAATGGATAGAATTGATAGGTATCATATGCGTGGCACGTTTTTTCCCGCACTGTGACACTATTACGATAAGAAAGCGATATTCGATGAGTTTCAACTTCAAGATGATACGTTTGGGACActttttggatagtaattctgtggtcacaagcaataaccgcctaattcaaaaaacatgtttttgagaaaaagctATAAAAGcgattctgaaaaaaataaaagattgcaTTAGTAAAAGTAGAATGCAGAAACAAAGATTCTTACCCCCACaatgctaaaatgaaaaattataacaaaagctttatttattagagaaatatttaataaaaacaaatagcaTAGCTTAATGCAACTCAGAAATACTAAATTGAAAGTGCTAATGTCTGATAAggcgtttgttgaaaataagtgTTTTGATTGTTGCTTGGCATATATTGAGTTAAgctgttattacatatttaaatattacatgTCAAGTAATTAAGCCAATTTGCAATAATCGCTTATCCTTAGTTTGGCTCTTATAACAGcactcatatttatgaaaatttattttgtgaaaaataacaataacaactaaagtcattataagctatttaaacaaaataaaatataattgaatgtttTCTTAAGTATATTTTGGCGCTTATTGTAAATGCGATAGTCTTCCTTAGGGCTTaagccaatatgtttctaattaataactttttaaataagaaagttaGGAAGGTAGGGATTTCACATATACATACAGTTCTATGAAGAGAATAATGTAGCATATATAACTCAAATCTGTCTTAAGTCGACTTAGGTGGTTATTGCTTATGACCACAGAATTGTTGGCAGGGAtgtactagctgaacccggtccgcgttgctggcctttagaaaacatctgttttatattgcatctcgattttaatatacagtgtcggaaaaagtcggtaatccaaccttcaatgttaatacatgtggtggcatttcgTCTGGttgcaatgaattcaaaaattaagtaagaCAATTGACGaattgttcttcgttcattactgtgtcaatcgatttgtattttattgcttcgccagacactttcaattgtatttggtcatcgagcttgttaacatcataattatttgattaaaagtagatttcatatggaaatttcttattcatgcacctaacTAATAttcaagagtaaacaaaattgtttatcacagaccgaaaatcaaaactCTGACTatacactgttacccaaaagattttctgaagattccgtgaaaattttatcaaaatcggtcaagctattttggatttttacacgcccgtccgcccacagaccgaatattaaaaatctgactatagAATGTTACCCGCTGGCCTATTCTGAatattccctgaaaatttcatcaaaatcggtccagcggttttttatatatatagatggcattagcggtataatgtaaaaatttgattttgacacacccctccgcccacataccgaaaatcaaaaatctgactttagagtgttacccgctaggctattctgaagattccctgaaaatttcattaaaatcggtccagccgtttttgagttcctcggaacatacatacatttttatatacatagatgaaaaatgtttgtatgagaaaattcgaaaatcttctttacgaaatcaccgaatggacctaatgtagtatttGAGGTGTCCaaaaccatattcagaaaatttcctttccaatgataccaatttggagctaatcggttggatggcctcagagtctataacggacataggtagaaacattttttgtattttatagatatagatatGGAATCTATTAGatgagatctacaaaaaaacattgctttagccatatattatctcttatagattacgagttattcgcatttgaaaagtaaaattttttttttttttttctttcccgaCAATAGAGAAACTTTCGATtaaaatccaaaagtgaaaaatatatttgtgaattgttaacgACAAACCCACAATTCCcacaaaacttttcaaaagtcccaaaattgggatttttttaaattttggatatATTGAAGGCGCCAAGCTTGgagctatgaaatccctttacgatattgaagaacaattgggacatacaaaacatgtcttcattttttgaaagcaactatgcgattagagaagatgtctaaatttgaaatttacataaaaaatagatcgGTCTACTTTgaaaggctctggaccacgtaataaaaggaattttgatattattttgcttttataatatttcctgaAATATTACAACTGGTTCAGCGAACGTTGATGCATAAAACGTTAATGTcgacgaattgaattttaaggttcaaagtgaaattgctgTCGAATTAATGACGTACAAATCGGTGGATTTCGTTAGTTCCCAAGATAATGTCAACTATACAACCGAGTTTTTAAACTCGCTGGAATCAGACGGATTACCACCTCAAAATCTATGCGATCAATTGACCAGCTTCTCACATGGTCAATTGTACGTCGCCTGTTGCCGTGTCTGAATACCATCAGCATTATTAGTTTAGGCCCcagacaataaaacaaaaatgtcatgTATCATAGACTATtacaatgaacaaaattatgaTATCACAGCGAAGCAatcgaaaaaactatttctttattttaattggttacCTGAACATCGATCTTTCAATCAAAATGCAAATAGGACACCATAAgattcattgtacatattttcaaatcaaatgttaATCAAACATACGCCAAAACTTCATGAATAACAATGGTCATTTAAAAATACGTGGTTTTTTtctccttttaactatttttacacatttgaAAAAGCCTTTCACAGGACAaagtctgtcgggtcagctagtacaattatacaattataaatagaaaattctgaaaatatacatggaagtttctgaaatacaatcggaaaattctgaaatatatgtatgtaatcaaCAATCAACTAATTTGATAATGGtccatacaaatttatttttaatttaataaatagaaCAGTAGTTAAAAACATAGaacatgaaaattaaataaaatttaaaacattacatttttaattttgcagCTAAATCTTTAGCCTTTGAAATTGCTTCGTCAATATCACCTACCATATAAAAGGCAATTTCTGGCATATCGTCCATGTCACCGTTTAATAAGCGCTTAAATCCTTCAATAGTTTTACCTACCGGTACCATTTTGCCAGCATGTCCCGTAAAAACTTCTGCCACTTGAAAAGGTTGTGAAAGAAATCGTTGCATTTTACGGGCTCGAGCAACTGTGAGTTTATCGTCTTCCGATAGCTCATCCATACCCAAAATGGCTATAATATCCTAAGTATTTTAACATCCATTATTACAGTAgacaaataaatttcagtgtTATAAAAAGTCACCTGCAAGGATTTGTAATTTTGTAGTGTTTTTTGAACCGACCGAGCAACATTATAATGTTCCTCGCCCACAATCATAGGATCCATAATTCGTGATGATGAATCGAGAGGATCTACAGCTGGATAAATGCCCAATTCGGCTATTGGCCTGGATAATACGGTAGTAGCATCTAAGTGAGCAAATGTTGCAGCTGGTGCCGGATCTGTCAGATCATCCGCTGGAACATAAACAGCCTGCACAGATGTAATTGAGCCATTCTTAGTACTTGTGATTCGTTCTTGCATAGTACCTATGAATgtagttttaaatatatgtatttttaatgttaTACAATTCATTATTATCTGATATTCTTACCCATATCAGTTCCTAAAGTAGGTTGATATCCAACAGCCGACGGTATGCGGCCTAACAATGCAGATACTTCTGAGCCGGCTTGAGTAAAACGAAAAATGTTAtcaataaataacaaaacatcCTGACCTTCCATATCACGAAAATATTCGGCGATGGTAAGACCTGTCAGAACTACACGTGATCTTGCTCCTGGTGGTTCGTTCATTTGACCATACACTAAGGCAACTTTGGATTTATCGTCATCCAAAGAAATAACTTTTGACTCAATCATTTCCATATACAAATCGTTGCCTTCGCGTGTACGTTCCCCTGCACCCACAAATACCGAATATCCACCATGCGCTTTGGCAATATTGTTAATTAATTCCATAATTAAAACAGTTTTTCCCACTCCAGCTCCACCAAATAGACCGATTTTTCCACCTTTCACATATGGTGCCAATAAATCAATAACCTACAAATCAAATGAATCATTTTCAATTTCCATTACTCGTAAAATATTATCAACCAGTGGcgaaaacaaacattttgcatttaaaaggaaaaaaggtCAGATATTTGCAATGCAAAAGAAGTCGAAaaaccgaacacttctatcaaaaaagcagctcgtaaagttattTGCTCTGATTATTTTGTtcgcagagccaaagctaatgctgggttgaagtcgtataaggTATCCAGATCGCAACtcggtaaagaacttagaagcaaaagaacaagcgaaaaaattgaggtaaaattttatataaaaaatacacatgtTGTGTGATCGATGATGAAACTGAagcagacttttcacaacttcccatttaagatttttatgtggctgataAGGCTGATGTTCAAGAACAACAgcggataaaaaaaacaaacaaaattctgaAGAAGGCATtagcagttgtggcaaaagaagcaaatcatttgtgacatcaggcacgataaacacagaaatatatacatacatattacggagtgtctacaaaaacggATTTAACCTTTCTTAAAACAGTAAAGAGTACCTTCATATATCTGGCCCGATTTGGTATCATGTCACTATGGAAAAATGCcccttgagtggtattcaaaccaTAATGTCAACTTTGTAACACGGGAagcaaatccacccaactgtccagaacATTAGGATGtgaatgtgaaaaaattaaagaatgaaagtagtaacggaagcaactacaaaatctttaatggtaggatttccggaaaaagtggataaaattttaaatgccgagtaatatgtcaatattttaatgagtaatgaatttgtacaatatttgaaaaaaacttatccaatttaattttttactgaaggaaaaattgaccacgcccacttttttcgatttatctaaaatcggaaaacgactatttggctaatttgtttttaaatgttcgtagtaaaattcgtaagaaaaatttaccacgcccacttttttttcgatatatctaaaattgcaGAACGCCTGGACCAATTTggctattttcttttaaatgttcgcagtagtccacaaaagttttttacgcccaataatacgcccacttatcaaaTGCTGTAAATATGCGACCAAAGGCCAAATATGGCATCTGAAAAATGGTTGATCGaccgccatctacaacattAACCAGATTTTTTGATATGTGCCGGAATGATAAATTTAGCCGAACGCTGCTATAATCCTTGGAATATATACTTGGAATcaatcgttaaaaaaatttcaacgaCGGAAACAAGGCATTCCAGTTCCAGGTTTCCCCCATTTATTTTCTAACGAAACATTAGGTCCATCCgagaaacgatgagtgtttctatttgcgttggccaaaaatcgattttttatataaaaactcacaatatctaaaatcgctaataacttggccaataagcgtttaatcaagaaaagcagctcgatctgagatcactcatatttctgaacaaaaatagattttttatataaaaactaaaaaaaaatatctaaattttctaataacttggccaataagcgtttaatcgagaaaaggagctcgatctgtgatcactcatatttcttaacaaaaatcgattttttatataaaaactcaaaatttctaaattcgctaataacttggccaataagcgtttaatcaagaaaaggagcttggtatgtgatcactcatatttcagaccaaaattcgattacttatataaaaactcaaaatatgtacattgatttacatgtatgctgttgttgcttggacaggacaacgtctgtcgggtcttttatgaatgtagacttcgttaaaaagctaaaaaatgtaataggttttaaaatgtaattggatacaaataaaaaatccaataaaaaatttaatacaaagagataaactgactcgatttctaatttGGTTTATACATATACAAATCTATCatcatttgtcatttgtaaCGGAATGGCTTTTCCAATGGCAATTTCCATTTCCATTTTGTTCTTCGTTAGATTCTAATTAATTCtgataatttgcaaaaaaaaaataaagattaagtaaagatgttaattaaaacttgaagaaaatccaataatattaaacaaaattcaaatccaCGGAAGGtgattttattccaaaaattttcgttttactctttgtgaaaaagctaaatactaaaataattccactttcgatcggtaTAGAATTCTATGACAGCCCTcaacattcacgagtttttcgaataatgaacttgttattggtatatttgggttaaatcttttttgttgtatggATCTTCTGCActtgttttggagctttaagcatctttcagagaaagtcaagttaaacaagtaagagtgctatattcggctatgccgaatcttatatacccttcacctttgttgtggatgcattattattttttataataagtatatatgtccatacattgcccactttcagcgtacagcatcctaaatttatcaagaacacaaaaaacaacaacaacgccaaacgaa
This genomic window contains:
- the ATPsynbetaL gene encoding ATP synthase subunit beta, mitochondrial, whose amino-acid sequence is MNVLNKMYKFAKPAIVMQNDGYQKNLWLPQLSFLKSRFHQKIAAVYLKKEDDNTTDVDYCDPEPICEKETRKSPSTDITGGTTTAVDKTLFKVGRIHAVIGPVVDVIFDNENIPDIMNAMEVSDYKAGPRLVLEVFHHLSNNIVRSVAMDSTEGLRRGQKVTDTGHPIRVPVGRATLGRIINVVGDPIDERGPIKSDFHSFIHADAPAMTELNVNPVLLETGIKVIDLLAPYVKGGKIGLFGGAGVGKTVLIMELINNIAKAHGGYSVFVGAGERTREGNDLYMEMIESKVISLDDDKSKVALVYGQMNEPPGARSRVVLTGLTIAEYFRDMEGQDVLLFIDNIFRFTQAGSEVSALLGRIPSAVGYQPTLGTDMGTMQERITSTKNGSITSVQAVYVPADDLTDPAPAATFAHLDATTVLSRPIAELGIYPAVDPLDSSSRIMDPMIVGEEHYNVARSVQKTLQNYKSLQDIIAILGMDELSEDDKLTVARARKMQRFLSQPFQVAEVFTGHAGKMVPVGKTIEGFKRLLNGDMDDMPEIAFYMVGDIDEAISKAKDLAAKLKM